CACAAATAACATCCCAAGATCTCCCTGTGCATAGTGTTTCTCTGTGATACTATGGGATTTCGGCCCACAGGGATCACTCAGTTCCTCTGTGCCTTTTTCTTCACATGCTTGGCACTGTTCAGTACTAAGCCTGAGGCATAAAACATCAGGTGTTTCCAACAGTTTACTTTCTATTATGCCTATATTAGTCTGTGTGAACTTAGTAGGTCCCATTGCTGCACCATCTTTCACTGGCTCCAATTCACCAGGCAGATTTACAAGAAGATCAGGCCTTCCTTCATCAGTACCACTGACATCATCAAAAGCAGcatctttaaaagaaataaccGGGACTGAGTCATCTGAGCCCCTGCTAATGGTGTCATGAGCTATAAACTCTACCTTGCTTTCACTAGTACTAAAACTCCTGGGAGTGCTGTCTCCATCAGAAAGAGTGAAAAATGGTTTCAAAGGttctgactttagactatacaaTTTTTCTCCAAAATCAAGTCCTAAGAGTTCACTAGTGCTATCCTTACTATCTATTCTAAAGAATTCCATGGGGCTGTTTTTAGATCTACTGAGGGAATCTGATGTTCTTGGAGAACTAACTGCTTCCAGGCCATCATCTCCAGGAAAGAACTTCAGCTCATGGGCTGTCAGCTGTGTGCTGGGGCTGTCACTGTCAGCAGCAAGGTGTGCTGGGAAGTTTTCTATAGCTTTGGTATCAACATCGTTCCTTTCAGTCTTTATGAAAGGCTCCTCATTCAAAGACCCTGGTTCGATCTTTTCTTGCCCATATTCATTGCATAATGTTAAATAACTAGTAGTACATTCTTCTTCTGAACTTGAGCCAGAATCTGGCCATTTTGGAGAGCTGTCTTGCCCGTCATCTTCTTGGTTGCTATCATCTTGAGAGCTTGGAGTAAGACTAGTCTTCAAAGGCAGAACTTTAAGCATGGCTCCACCATCACTTTCTCTGGATTCAAAGCTGCTGCTGTCCTGAGGACTAGATGTTGGCTGTTGCAGTTGAACTTTGGCAAGTGAAGATTTTTTCACTGCTTCGATGTCAAAGCTTTCTTCAGGACTTCTGTTTAGAAACTTACTGATATATGACCAGAGTTTGCCACCTGTGAATAagcataaccaaaaaaaaaaaaaaaaaaagaaattaagaacacCAAATTAATGGTTACTTATTGAAGCCATTAGAGAAACAAAAAGTATTCTAATAATCAATCAAAAGCAAGTCAATGATACCCATTAATGTCAAGTATGCTGTAAGAAGCAATTTAATAAAATGCCTTCTTGAAGAATAGTCGAGCTTGGATTTGGGATTCACGACAATGAAG
This genomic stretch from Kogia breviceps isolate mKogBre1 chromosome 1, mKogBre1 haplotype 1, whole genome shotgun sequence harbors:
- the RPS6KC1 gene encoding ribosomal protein S6 kinase delta-1 isoform X5, producing MDTRTEQTFILKGLRKSSENSRNRKTIIPRCVPNMVCLHKYIISEESVFLVLQHAEGGKLWSYISKFLNRSPEESFDIEAVKKSSLAKVQLQQPTSSPQDSSSFESRESDGGAMLKVLPLKTSLTPSSQDDSNQEDDGQDSSPKWPDSGSSSEEECTTSYLTLCNEYGQEKIEPGSLNEEPFIKTERNDVDTKAIENFPAHLAADSDSPSTQLTAHELKFFPGDDGLEAVSSPRTSDSLSRSKNSPMEFFRIDSKDSTSELLGLDFGEKLYSLKSEPLKPFFTLSDGDSTPRSFSTSESKVEFIAHDTISRGSDDSVPVISFKDAAFDDVSGTDEGRPDLLVNLPGELEPVKDGAAMGPTKFTQTNIGIIESKLLETPDVLCLRLSTEQCQACEEKGTEELSDPCGPKSHSITEKHYAQGDLGMLFVAADDHRNAGDMALLHSSDPKFQGLSLVASAVTANNAKESLFHISDPLSGANEYNINTDTLKTEEVLLFTDQTDDLAKEEPTVFQRDSETKAESGLALEGDKEIHQIFEDLDKKLALNSRFYIPEGCIQRWAAEMVVALDALHREGIVCRDLNPNNILLNDRGHIQLTYFSRWSEVEDSCDSDAIERMYCAPEVGAITEETEACDWWSLGAVLFELLTGKTLVECHPAGINTHTTLNMPECVSEEARSLIQQLLQFNPVERLGAGVAGVEDIKSHPFFTPVDWAELMR